In one window of Nerophis ophidion isolate RoL-2023_Sa linkage group LG05, RoL_Noph_v1.0, whole genome shotgun sequence DNA:
- the LOC133552552 gene encoding uncharacterized protein LOC133552552, producing MYTDVVLQLLYTRTTDVVLQLLYTRTTDVVLQLLYTRTTDVDLQPLYTRTTDVVLQPLYICTTDVDLQPLYTRTTVVVLSLLSTRTIDVVLLPLYTRTTDVILHLLYTRTRDVVFQPLYTRTIDVVLKPLYTQTTDVVLLLLYTWTTDVILHLLYTWTRDVVFQPLYTQTTDVVLQLLYTQTWFFSLFTHKTRDVVLQSLYTRITDVVLQLLYTQTTDVVLQPLYTLTTDVVLQLLYTQTWFFSLFTHKPETWFFSLCTHRPATWFFSLCTPGPQTWVSSL from the exons ATGTACACGGACGTGGTTCTTCAGCTTCTGTACACCCGGACCACAGACGTGGTTCTTCAGCTTCTGTACACCCGGACCACAGACGTGGTTCTTCAGCTTCTGTACACCCGGACCACAGACGTGGATCTTCAGCCTCTTTACACCCGGACCACAGACGTGGTTCTTCAGCCTCTATACATCTGTACCACAGACGTGGATCTTCAGCCTCTGTACACCCGGACCACAGTTGTGGTTCTTTCCCTTCTTTCGACCCGGACCATAGACGTGGTTCTTCTGCCTCTCTACACCCGGACCACAGACGTGATTCTTCATCTTCTTTACACACGGACCAGAGACGTGGTATTTCAGCCTCTGTATACCCGGACCATAGACGTGGTTCTTAAGCCTCTGTACACCCAGACCACAGATGTGGTTCTTCTGCTTCTCTACACCTGGACCACAGACGTGATTCTTCATCTTCTTTACACATGGACCAGAGACGTGGTATTTCAGCCTCTGTACACCCAGACCACAGACGTGGTTCTTCAGCTTCTGTACACACAGACGTGGTTCTTCAGTCTCTTTACACACAAAACCAGAGACGTGGTTCTTCAGTCTCTGTACACCCGGATCACAGATGTGGTTCTTCAGCTTCTTTATACACAGACCACAGACGTGGTTCTTCAGCCCCTGTACACCCTGACCACAGACGTGGTTCTTCAGCTTCTGTACACACAGACGTGGTTCTTCAGTCTCTTTACACACAAACCAGAGACGTGGTTCTTCAGTCTCTGTACACACAGACCAGCGACATGGTTCTTCAGC CTCTGTACACCCGGACCACAGACGTGGGTCTCCAGCCTCTGA